The Daucus carota subsp. sativus chromosome 2, DH1 v3.0, whole genome shotgun sequence genome includes a window with the following:
- the LOC108206010 gene encoding uncharacterized protein LOC108206010, with amino-acid sequence MGAGKGSSLVHLLVIILCLVAFGFSIAAERRRSTGTVHKDEHTNATYCVYSSDVATGYGVGAFLFLLSGESLLMGVTKCMCFGIPLTPGSDRAWTIIYFISSWMTFLVAEACLVAGAKQNAYHTKYRDMIYAQNISCETLRKGVFVAGAIFVVATMVLNVYYYVYFTKATNQGARKTNRTSSTVGLAGYP; translated from the exons ATGGGGGCAGGGAAAGGCTCATCTCTTGTTCATCTTCTTGTAATAATACTATGCTTGGTCGCTTTTGGCTTCTCCATCGCCGCTGAACGTCGTCGTAGCACT GGTACCGTACATAAAGATGAGCATACGAATGCTACATATTGTGTTTACAGCTCAGATGTTGCAACAGGATACGGGGTAGGAGCATTCCTGTTTTTACTCTCAGGTGAATCTTTGCTTATGGGGGTTACCAAATGCATGTGTTTTGGTATACCTTTAACACCTGGAAGTGATCGTGCTTGGACAATCATCTATTTTATCTCATCATG GATGACTTTTTTGGTAGCAGAAGCATGTTTAGTTGCAGGAGCAAAGCAGAATGCTTATCATACTAAGTACAGGGATATGATTTATGCACAAAACATTTCTTGTGAAACACTGAGGAAGGGGGTTTTTGTTGCAGGAGCAATTTTCGTTGTTGCAACAATGGTTCTTAATGTATATTACTACGTGTACTTCACCAAGGCGACTAACCAGGGTGCTCGTAAAACAAACCGTACAAGTTCAACAGTCGGGTTAGCTGGTTACCCATAG
- the LOC108208530 gene encoding ribulose bisphosphate carboxylase small subunit 1B, chloroplastic-like isoform X1, with the protein MASSMISSVAPVTRASPAQASMVAPFTGLKSIASFPVTRKLENDITSITSNGGRVQCMKVWPPINMKKFETLSYLPPLTTEQLAKEVDYLLRSGWVPCLEFELEHGFVYREHNKSPGYYDGRYWVMWKLPMFGCTDSSQVLKELDECVKEYPQAYVRIIGFDNVRQVQCISFIAHQPEC; encoded by the exons ATGGCTTCTTCAATGATATCATCAGTAGCACCGGTCACCCGTGCCTCCCCTGCTCAGGCTAGCATGGTCGCGCCTTTCACCGGCCTCAAGTCCATCGCATCATTCCCCGTCACCCGAAAGCTCGAGAATGACATTACCTCTATTACCAGCAATGGAGGAAGAGTTCAATGCATGAAG GTATGGCCACCAATTAACATGAAGAAGTTCGAGACACTCTCGTACCTTCCTCCTCTCACCACCGAACAATTGGCAAAGGAGGTCGACTACCTTCTCCGTTCCGGATGGGTTCCTTGTCTGGAATTCGAGTTGGAG CACGGTTTCGTGTACCGTGAGCACAACAAATCCCCCGGATACTATGACGGACGATACTGGGTTATGTGGAAGCTTCCCATGTTCGGGTGCACCGACTCATCGCAGGTGTTGAAGGAGCTTGATGAGTGCGTCAAGGAGTACCCCCAGGCCTACGTCCGTATCATCGGATTCGACAACGTTCGCCAAGTCCAGTGCATCAGTTTCATTGCTCACCAGCCAGAATGCTGA
- the LOC108208530 gene encoding ribulose bisphosphate carboxylase small subunit, chloroplastic-like isoform X2: MASSMISSVAPVTRASPAQASMVAPFTGLKSIASFPVTRKLENDITSITSNGGRVQCMKVWPPINMKKFETLSYLPPLTTEQLAKEVDYLLRSGWVPCLEFDTVSCTVSTTNPPDTMTDDTGLCGSFPCSGAPTHRRC; this comes from the exons ATGGCTTCTTCAATGATATCATCAGTAGCACCGGTCACCCGTGCCTCCCCTGCTCAGGCTAGCATGGTCGCGCCTTTCACCGGCCTCAAGTCCATCGCATCATTCCCCGTCACCCGAAAGCTCGAGAATGACATTACCTCTATTACCAGCAATGGAGGAAGAGTTCAATGCATGAAG GTATGGCCACCAATTAACATGAAGAAGTTCGAGACACTCTCGTACCTTCCTCCTCTCACCACCGAACAATTGGCAAAGGAGGTCGACTACCTTCTCCGTTCCGGATGGGTTCCTTGTCTGGAATTCGA CACGGTTTCGTGTACCGTGAGCACAACAAATCCCCCGGATACTATGACGGACGATACTGGGTTATGTGGAAGCTTCCCATGTTCGGGTGCACCGACTCATCGCAGGTGTTGA
- the LOC108208531 gene encoding ribulose bisphosphate carboxylase small subunit 1B, chloroplastic-like, with the protein MASSMISSVAPVTRASPAQANMVAPFTGLKSIASFPVTRKLENDITSITSNGGRVQCMKVWPPINMKKFETLSYLPPLTTEQLAKEVDYLLRSGWVPCLEFELEHGFVYREHNKSPGYYDGRYWVMWKLPMFGCTDSSQVLKELDECVKEYPQAYVRIIGFDNVRQVQCISFIAHQPEC; encoded by the exons ATGGCTTCTTCAATGATATCATCAGTAGCACCGGTTACCCGTGCATCCCCTGCTCAGGCTAACATGGTCGCGCCTTTCACCGGCCTCAAGTCCATCGCATCATTCCCCGTCACCCGAAAGCTTGAGAATGACATTACCTCTATTACCAGCAACGGAGGAAGAGTTCAATGCATGAAG GTATGGCCACCAATTAACATGAAGAAGTTCGAGACACTCTCATACCTTCCTCCTCTCACCACCGAACAATTGGCAAAGGAGGTCGACTACCTTCTCCGTTCCGGATGGGTTCCTTGTCTGGAATTCGAGTTGGAG CACGGTTTCGTGTACCGTGAGCACAACAAATCTCCCGGATACTATGACGGACGATACTGGGTTATGTGGAAGCTTCCCATGTTCGGGTGCACCGACTCATCGCAGGTGTTGAAGGAGCTTGATGAGTGCGTCAAGGAGTACCCCCAGGCGTACGTCCGTATCATCGGATTCGACAACGTTCGCCAAGTCCAGTGCATCAGTTTCATTGCTCACCAGCCAGAATGCTGA